A stretch of Halichondria panicea chromosome 1, odHalPani1.1, whole genome shotgun sequence DNA encodes these proteins:
- the LOC135349820 gene encoding uncharacterized protein LOC135349820 isoform X2: protein MVVVCKNNYIDKLHSSLAPLPSSALLLLGELSGVSGCGDRVSSLLPLCAETLRHKHYPQHINFLETLLKLLPVFAKSLGKRVFKRHLELFLDSIFYGLSSDNALVQSAGVDCLTSLCQLLGRMILRGRIEQHNPTYLDKFDRTVTVV from the exons ATGGTTGTGGtgtgtaaaaataattatatagacaaacTACACTCTAGTCTTGCCCCCCTTCCCTCCAGTGCCCTTCTCCTGCTTGGAGAGctgagtggtgtgagtgggtgtggtgaccgagtgtcctccctcctccccctctgtgcCGAGACTCTACGACACAAACACTACCCTCAACACATCAACTTcctggagacactgctcaaactg TTGCCAGTGTTTGCCAAGTCTCTGGGTAAGAGAGTGTTCAAGAGACACCTCGAGCTATTTCTGGACTCCATCTTCTATGGACTG agcagtgacaatgccctggtgcagtctgctggagtggactgtctcacctcactctgtcagctgctggGGAGAATGATCCTTAGAGGGAGAATAGAACAACACAATCCAAC GTATCTGGACAAGTTTGACAGAACAGTAACTGTTGTATAG
- the LOC135342941 gene encoding uncharacterized protein LOC135342941, whose product MNLVRVLLLAGFSTASATAQYSVSVERPCPMDTVTFTCTALGDALRWEPSDVTSITILSTSDLNVPIGVSGYTVTLIAANDTILTSNLSRTAKNGITVSCVGFVPTLNTIGSSTINLVDFPAPPSTVRHFTLSSSANKVSVPVQWDPPTETGGRDDLTYIVTVSPPAQLSTTVLTSTSVTMTSQYNVDYTVSFMAINCAGNSTTVEYNFRIEICPVLTTDPMNGAFETVTSRLPGSEVIVQCDAGFGSPNTMVTCNGQTLMWSPDPEAIVCSPIIQPPPSTRPPMRCTVQLGPPQNGTISDHSVPAVPATQVTFQCDNGLFPEGIMTATCLATGEWDKNPGEIICGGKSQPLTLFTRTDLGTAVSVSVVVTTALFTIIGFGLGLLIMYLFMRKKIVYLLAKKQTNVGPTVPAGPIYEEVLPKEEIKLNSNQAYGPVGL is encoded by the exons ATGAACTTGGTTAGAGTTCTCCTCCTGGCTGGCTTTAGCACTGCCAGTGCCACTG cccaatattcagtgagtgtggagagaccatgtccaatggatacagtcactttcacctgcactgcTCTTGGAGATGCCTTGAGATGGGAGCCGTCAGATGTTACTAGCATCACTATCCTCTCCACCTCTGATCTCAATGTACCCATCGGTGTATCAGGTTACACTGTGACACTGATCGCAGCCAATGATACTATATTAACATCTAATCTGTCAAGAACAGCAAagaatgggatcactgtgtcctgtgtggggtTTGTGCCTACTTTAAATACTATAGGATCTTCAACAATTAATTTGGTTG ATTTTCCAGCACCACCTTCCACCGTAAGACACTTCACTCTGAGCAGCTCAGCCAATAAAGTTAGTGTACCTGTACAGTGGgaccctcctactgagactggtggtagagatgacctcacctacatAGTGACTGTCTCACCTCCGGCCCAGCTCTCTactactgtcctcacatccacctctgtcactATGACTtctcaatacaatgtggactacactgtcagttTTATGGCTATCAAttgtgctgggaacagtacaactGTTGAGTACAACTTCAGGATTG AAATCTGTCCTGTGTTGACTACTGACCCCATGAACGGAGCCTTTGAAACAGTCACTAGCAGATTGCCAGGATCTGAAGTAATTGTCCAATGTGATGCTGGGTTTGGGTCTCCTAATACTATGGTGACATGTAATGGTCAAacactgatgtggagtccTGACCCTGAAGCTATTGTGTGTTCACCAATAATCCAGCCTCCTCCTTCAACTC GTCCTCCAATGAGGTGCACTGTTCAACTAGGCCCACCACAGAACGGTACCATTAGTGATCATTCTGTACCAGCTGTTCCCGCTACACAAGTTACAttccagtgtgacaatggactgtTCCCTGAGGGGATAATGACTGCCACCTGTCTAGCTACAGGAGAGTGGGACAAGAATCCGGGGGAGATTATCTGCGGAGGCAAGt CTCAACCTCTCACCTTATTCACTCGTACTGACCTTGGTACTGCTGTTTCCGTTAGTGTGGTTGTCACGACAGCTCTGTTCACGATCATTGGATTTGGTCTTGGTCTCCTGATAATGTATTTGTTCATGCGGAAGAAAATTGTGTATCTCCTAGCTAAGAAGCAAACTAACGTTGGACCCACTGTACCAGCTGGTCCtatttatgaggaggtgttacccaaagaggagattaaACTGAACTCTAATCAAGCATATGGACCAGTGGGACTGTGA
- the LOC135347898 gene encoding uncharacterized protein K02A2.6-like, with translation MQRRLLAETELTLKRAMEIAQGMEAAESNTRALKASNPSIKSIQSKRRPQPNQPCYRCGKSNHSAADCRFKDAECHSCGKQGHIAPACRSNPPSQFKKTEKRRFKTHLVEPDGNSSTDSEADTYHLYRLTEPSTQPITVTVKIEDTPLKMEIDTGAAISIISEATRKAKFSKFKLRKSNILLKTYTDEAMMVTGQINVCVNYGEQVARLVLVVVAGSGPSLFGRNWLKYLQLDWKCIATVKSPPAGTLKNLLHEYDSLFKDELGTVTSHKATLRVRPDATPRFFKPRPVPYATKEAIGDELDRMEQQGIIQKIPSSDWAAPLVAVPKKDGRFRLCGDYKVTINQDLEVDQYPLPKPEDLFATLANGSLFTKLDLSQAYLQVELDKDSTKYVTINTHQGLYQFSRLPFGVASAPAIFQRLMDTILRGVPHVICYLDDLLITGVDEEDHLHNLEQVLKLFTEHGLRLKKEKCIFLAKSVEYLGHQISKEGIQALPSKVDAIAQAPEPKNVQELRSFLGLLNYYGKFIKNLSSILYPINQLLQASHKWEWTQECQEAFTEAKKQLTSSDVLTHYDPDLPINMAADASAYGIGAVISHVLPDGAERPICFASRTLTTSEQNYAQLEKEALALVFGTKKFHQYLYGRKFTLITDHKPLTAIFGPKKGIPSLAAARLQRWAIFLSGYDYNIQFKPTQAHSNADALSRLPLPVQDSYETADINAIHTFNVAQIEALPVTSQQVQTATRRDPTLSKVLKYVKSGWPQKVTPDLQPYFNRRLEIGIESGCLMWGIRTIIPQNLHAKTLRALHENHPGMSRMKAIARSYVWWSGLDKDIENQAKA, from the coding sequence ATGCAAAGAAGACTATTAGCCGAAACAGAACTTACTTTGAAGAGAGCAATGGAAATCGCACAGGGAATGGAAGCAGCAGAAAGCAACACCAGAGCACTCAAGGCCAGCAACCCCTCCATCAAGAGCATACAAAGCAAAAGGAGACCGCAGCCAAACCAACCTTGTTACCGCTGTGGAAAGTCGAATCACTCTGCAGCTGATTGCCGTTTCAAGGATGCAGAGTGTCACTCATGTGGAAAGCAGGGACACATAGCACCAGCCTGCCGCTCCAACCCACCCTCTCAGTTCAAGAAGACAGAGAAGAGACGATTCAAAACTCACCTAGTGGAACCAGATGGGAACAGCTCGACCGACTCAGAAGCTGACACTTACCACCTATACCGATTGACCGAGCCTTCTACACAGCCGATCACAGTTACAGTCAAGATCGAGGATACTCCACTCAAGATGGAAATCGATACCGGAGCTGCAATATCTATTATCTCTGAGGCCACCAGAAAGGCCAAGTTCTCTAAATTCAAGCTGCGTAAGTCAAATATTTTGCTAAAGACATATACAGATGAGGCTATGATGGTAACGGGTCAgattaatgtgtgtgttaattatggAGAACAGGTGGCTCGGCTGGTGCTGGTGGTGGTTGCTGGAAGTGGACCAAGTCTTTTTGGACGCAATTGGCTGAAGTACCTCCAGTTGGACTGGAAATGTATTGCAACTGTCAAATCTCCCCCTGCAGGTACACTAAAGAATTTGTTACACGAATACGATTCATTGTTCAAGGACGAGTTAGGTACTGTGACCTCACACAAAGCCACTCTCAGAGTACGGCCAGATGCTACTCCTCGGTTTTTCAAACCACGTCCTGTTCCTTATGCAACCAAAGAGGCTATTGGAGATGAATTGGACCGCATGGAGCAACAAGGTATCATCCAGAAAATACCTAGCAGTGACTGGGCAGCACCGTTGGTCGCAGTTCCCAAGAAAGACGGACGTTTTCGACTCTGCGGCGACTATAAAGTGACTATCAACCAAGACCTTGAAGTTGATCAGTACCCCTTGCCTAAACCCGAAGACCTATTCGCAACACTAGCAAATGGCTCCCTTTTCACTAAGCTTGATTTGTCACAAGCGTATCTACAGGTCGAACTCGATAAGGACTCTACCAAATACGTGACTATCAACACCCATCAAGGGTTATACCAGTTCAGCCGACTTCCTTTTGGCGTGGCGTCAGCCCCAGCAATATTCCAAAGACTGATGGACACCATCCTACGTGGAGTGCCTCACGTTATCTGCTACTTAGACGATCTGTTGATAACAGGAGTGGATGAAGAAGACCACCTACACAATCTGGAGCAAGTCCTCAAACTTTTTACGGAACACGGGTTGCGATTGAAGAAGGAAAAATGTATCTTTTTGGCCAAGTCGGTAGAATATCTTGGTCATCAGATCAGCAAAGAGGGAATCCAAGCTCTTCCAAGTAAAGTTGATGCTATTGCACAGGCTCCAGAACCAAAGAATGTTCAAGAACTTCGCTCCTTCCTCGGGTTGCTGAACTACTACGGAAAGTTCATCAAGAATCTCTCTAGCATCCTTTACCCAATCAACCAACTTCTGCAAGCGAGTCATAAGTGGGAATGGACACAGGAATGTCAGGAAGCTTTTACAGAAGCAAAGAAACAACTTACATCATCTGATGTGCTCACCCACTATGACCCGGACCTACCAATCAACATGGCTGCGGACGCGTCAGCCTACGGCATTGGAGCCGTTATTTCTCATGTACTACCAGACGGGGCTGAGAGACCAATCTGTTTTGCTTCACGCACGCTAACGACAAGCGAACAAAACTATGctcaactcgagaaagaagcactGGCATTGGTATTTGGTACCAAGAAGTTTCACCAGTATTTGTATGGCAGGAAATTCACGTTAATCACTGATCACAAACCTCTGACAGCTATATTTGGCCCAAAGAAAGGAATACCGTCCCTAGCAGCTGCTCGTCTCCAACGTTGGGCAATTTTTCTCTCAGGTTATGATTACAATATCCAATTCAAGCCCACTCAAGCACACAGCAATGCTGATGCATTATCACGTCTCCCCTTGCCAGTACAAGATTCGTACGAAACGGCTGACATTAATGCTATTCACACTTTCAATGTGGCTCAAATCGAAGCTCTTCCTGTAACATCTCAGCAGGTGCAGACGGCTACCCGACGTGACCCAACCTTAAGCAAGGTGTTAAAGTATGTCAAATCAGGATGGCCACAGAAAGTGACACCGGATCTACAACCATATTTCAACCGCCGTCTTGAAATTGGCATCGAAAGTGGTTGCTTGATGTGGGGAATTCGCACAATCATTCCACAGAACCTGCATGCAAAGACCCTTCGTGCTCTCCATGAGAACCACCCTGGAATGTCCCGAATGAAGGCTATTGCCCGCAGTTACGTGTGGTGGAGTGGACTCGATAAAGACATCGAAAACCAAGCAAAAGCGTGA